From the genome of Dehalococcoidia bacterium:
ATACAACCTGGACGCGATCTCCTAGTTAACAGGCTCGACATTGTATGGGCCATTATTCTTGGGGTAATAGGCGCACAAATATTAACTACAATAGTTATTTTGGCCGGGGGAGCTTGGCTTGCGAAAATAAGCCTTGTTCCCGTCAAATATATCGCACCTTTTGTTGCAATACTGTCACTTATAGGTGTCTATGCAGTGCGCAGTAATATATGGGATGTATTGCTTGCAATCTTTGCGGCATTAGTGGGATTTTTCATGAGAAAAGCGGGGTTCCCTTTAATTACATTAATTATTGGGTTCGTGCTTGGCCATCTGGCCGAAGAGAAATTCACACAATCCTTACAAATCTCTCAAGGCGACTACAGCATATTCTTCACAAGGCCAGTTTCTATAATTTTGCTTATAGCTATTGTTTCCATGCTTGGGTGGTCGCTCTATAGATCTGCCAACCCCGCGAGAGCTAACTCGGAGAGCAATTGATGTCTAAGTACAAGCTTAACGGCATAAATCTATTAACCGAATTCTTTCTCATGGCAATAGCGCTAAGTATTGTACTAGGTGCTATAGCCTACGAAGGAAAGCAACAGCTAGTAGCTTGGGTGATTGGCTTCCCCACAATTGGGTTCCTCTTTATCTTGATAGTAGCTGAATTAGCACCTGGATTACTTAAGTTCACACGTGCATTTGGAGTTTCAGAAGATGATGCGCCCGAGCAGAATAACGCCGCCCAGATGGAAAGCGGTACTTGGCGAAGAGTCGGCATCGTGTATGGCTGGCTTGTTGGCTATTTCATCAGCATTTTCCTACTGGGTTTTTACTTAGCCACGCCGATATTTCTGATCGCTTTCTTAGCTATAGAATCAAAATTGAAACTATCTCGTGCATCCAGCGTAATGCTAGTTGCATTAATTCCATGTTTTATAGTATTCAGGCTAATTCTTGACATCCCGCTTTGGCCAGGAATATTGCCAAAATTTATACCAGGTATTGTGGGCGGAGGATCTATTCCTCCTCTTACTTAGCCATAGGTTTTATATAATCCTGAATCGCATCTGCTAATGGCATTACTTGGCTATGTAACACATTACGAATAATCCGTAATGCATATTCCTTAACTTCAAGGGGCTCATTTTCGCGATGTACCATAGTGCAGTCTTCAACTACTATGAC
Proteins encoded in this window:
- a CDS encoding tripartite tricarboxylate transporter TctB family protein; translated protein: MSKYKLNGINLLTEFFLMAIALSIVLGAIAYEGKQQLVAWVIGFPTIGFLFILIVAELAPGLLKFTRAFGVSEDDAPEQNNAAQMESGTWRRVGIVYGWLVGYFISIFLLGFYLATPIFLIAFLAIESKLKLSRASSVMLVALIPCFIVFRLILDIPLWPGILPKFIPGIVGGGSIPPLT